Proteins co-encoded in one Caldisericia bacterium genomic window:
- a CDS encoding metal-sensing transcriptional repressor: protein MKRDIKKEEKRFKNRGLLHHKHEDVLKLINIAKGHIQGIEKMILEDKYCIDISKQILAVISILKKINLEILKKHIETCVKESKETEMFDKKLEELKMVLEYLTKGKEV, encoded by the coding sequence TTGAAAAGAGATATAAAAAAAGAAGAAAAAAGATTTAAAAATAGAGGTCTATTACATCATAAACATGAAGATGTATTGAAACTTATTAATATTGCTAAAGGACACATTCAAGGTATAGAAAAGATGATTCTCGAAGACAAATATTGTATAGATATTTCAAAACAAATACTTGCTGTGATTTCAATTTTAAAAAAAATTAATCTAGAAATCTTAAAAAAACATATTGAGACATGTGTAAAAGAATCAAAAGAAACTGAAATGTTTGATAAAAAATTAGAAGAACTTAAAATGGTTCTTGAATATTTAACAAAAGGAAAAGAAGTTTAA
- a CDS encoding DAK2 domain-containing protein: MNDFYKKIKEALFLTLKKLEEKENYINNLNVFPIPDGDTGTNMCKTLKETIESKYNLNELDFFKIIKEKIVLKAHGNSGIIFSQFLKGFIEEILKEDKDNFEKIKNGFEKGYLLSYEILDNPIEGTIITVIRESLKGLKRGTNINEGIRNAYFEGVKALEKTPELLKVLKDAHVVDAGGEGFINFLESLLYIFNNESYTRKEIKFNEYDLSIWRKRPNYRYCIEAFIENVVDMPNLKTKLKEFGNSIIVLKENNELKIHIHTNKVDEINKFLNNLGKIKEIISRDMRKQQLRFLHDIDIGIIAFSISDKISDLFYSLGATIVIDINDKPSLEEILETINDIPSQKIIILPNDKDLILTIKKAKDKTLKNLEYIETNFVTEGVEALLNFDGSLNFEDNIINMKKSIKNIKSGYIARADKSIKYKDLNIKEGDFFITFNNEIILSDKDPVLLFMSLLEIVNINKEEIILFFGNDLDFNSQQELRFKILNKYNSINLITYDGGQKIYSLIYSMK, from the coding sequence ATGAACGATTTCTATAAAAAAATAAAAGAAGCTCTTTTTTTAACTCTTAAAAAACTTGAAGAAAAAGAAAATTATATAAATAATTTAAATGTATTCCCAATTCCAGATGGAGATACTGGAACAAATATGTGTAAAACTTTAAAAGAGACAATTGAATCAAAATATAATTTAAATGAATTAGATTTTTTTAAAATTATTAAAGAAAAAATTGTCTTAAAAGCGCATGGAAATTCTGGCATAATTTTCTCTCAATTTTTGAAAGGTTTCATAGAAGAGATATTAAAAGAAGATAAAGATAATTTCGAAAAAATAAAAAATGGATTTGAAAAAGGATATCTATTGTCATATGAAATACTAGATAACCCAATTGAGGGAACAATAATAACAGTTATAAGAGAGTCCCTTAAAGGTTTAAAGAGAGGCACAAATATAAATGAAGGAATAAGAAATGCTTATTTTGAAGGAGTTAAAGCACTAGAAAAAACCCCTGAACTTCTTAAAGTTCTTAAAGATGCGCATGTTGTTGATGCTGGAGGAGAGGGTTTTATAAATTTTCTTGAATCTTTACTTTATATATTTAACAATGAATCTTATACAAGAAAAGAGATAAAATTTAATGAATATGACCTTTCAATATGGAGAAAAAGACCAAATTATAGATATTGTATTGAAGCATTTATCGAAAATGTTGTTGATATGCCTAATTTAAAAACTAAATTAAAAGAGTTTGGAAATTCTATTATTGTATTAAAAGAAAATAATGAGCTCAAAATTCATATACACACTAATAAGGTTGACGAAATTAACAAATTTTTAAACAATTTAGGAAAAATCAAAGAAATTATTTCAAGAGATATGAGAAAGCAACAACTAAGGTTTTTACATGATATAGATATTGGTATAATTGCTTTTTCTATAAGTGATAAGATTAGTGATCTTTTTTATTCTCTTGGAGCAACAATTGTGATTGATATAAATGATAAACCATCATTAGAAGAAATTCTCGAAACAATAAATGATATACCTTCTCAAAAAATTATAATTCTTCCTAACGATAAAGATTTAATACTAACAATTAAAAAAGCAAAAGATAAAACTTTAAAAAATTTAGAATATATTGAGACAAACTTTGTGACAGAAGGAGTTGAAGCATTATTAAACTTTGATGGTTCTTTAAATTTTGAAGATAACATAATTAATATGAAAAAATCGATTAAAAATATTAAATCTGGTTATATTGCAAGAGCAGATAAAAGTATAAAATATAAAGATTTAAATATTAAAGAGGGAGATTTTTTTATTACTTTCAATAATGAAATAATTCTTAGTGATAAAGACCCTGTTTTGCTTTTTATGTCTTTATTAGAAATTGTTAATATAAATAAAGAAGAAATCATTTTATTTTTTGGTAATGATTTAGATTTTAACTCACAACAGGAGCTAAGATTCAAAATTTTAAATAAATATAATTCAATTAATTTAATAACTTACGATGGAGGACAAAAAATTTATAGTTTAATTTATAGTATGAAATAA
- a CDS encoding glycerol-3-phosphate acyltransferase, with the protein MRVIDFILIVVSYFIGSLTSGIVLSKIFKKEDIREKDYPGGSGAVRQYGIGFGSLVGLLDILKGAIISLLVILFSKNELTIILSYIFLILGNNYPIYFGFRGGQGVGATIGYAVILFPLEAIISFLVGSFFALLYKFLNLNRFIKFMGAVPFGAIFGLITMFVLLIRKYPFYPFPLLVIIAGALLLFRGLQVIIFQKKKMR; encoded by the coding sequence ATGAGAGTTATTGATTTTATATTAATTGTTGTTTCTTATTTTATTGGATCTTTAACATCTGGAATTGTTTTATCAAAAATTTTTAAAAAAGAAGATATAAGAGAAAAAGATTATCCAGGTGGTTCTGGTGCTGTAAGACAATATGGAATTGGTTTTGGATCGCTTGTAGGTCTTCTTGATATTTTAAAAGGAGCCATTATTTCACTACTTGTAATTTTATTTAGCAAAAATGAACTTACAATTATTTTGTCATATATTTTTTTAATTCTTGGAAATAACTATCCAATTTATTTTGGATTTAGAGGCGGACAAGGTGTAGGTGCTACGATAGGATATGCAGTAATTCTTTTTCCATTAGAAGCAATTATTTCATTTTTAGTTGGTTCATTTTTCGCTTTGTTATATAAATTTTTAAATTTAAATAGATTTATAAAATTCATGGGTGCAGTACCTTTTGGGGCTATTTTTGGTTTAATTACAATGTTTGTTTTACTCATAAGAAAATATCCATTTTACCCTTTTCCTTTACTTGTTATAATCGCAGGAGCTCTACTTCTTTTCAGAGGTCTTCAGGTAATTATTTTTCAAAAAAAGAAAATGAGATGA
- a CDS encoding flavin reductase family protein: protein MKKIIKINNFTSILHPYPTTLITTMGNDKKPNIVAIAWIAPLSINPPVLTFALRRERYSYKLILENKEFVVNIPNFNLLEESLICGTYSGREKDKFELTKFTPVKSDFVNVPSIEECIANIECRVLDIVDKKELDHVIIIGEVLNVKVEEEFFDKHWDLTKINLLLHVGGNLFTTNKNEIKKIKI from the coding sequence ATGAAAAAAATTATTAAAATTAACAATTTTACATCAATTCTTCATCCATATCCAACAACTCTTATAACAACAATGGGTAATGATAAAAAACCTAACATAGTTGCAATTGCATGGATTGCACCACTTAGTATTAATCCACCAGTTTTAACTTTTGCATTAAGAAGAGAGAGATATTCTTATAAACTAATTCTTGAAAATAAAGAATTTGTTGTAAATATTCCTAATTTTAATTTATTAGAAGAGTCTTTAATTTGTGGAACTTATAGTGGAAGAGAAAAAGATAAGTTTGAATTAACTAAATTTACCCCAGTTAAATCAGATTTTGTAAATGTGCCATCCATAGAAGAATGCATAGCAAATATTGAATGTAGAGTTTTAGATATTGTTGATAAAAAAGAGTTAGATCATGTAATTATAATTGGTGAAGTTTTAAATGTAAAAGTTGAGGAGGAATTTTTTGATAAACATTGGGATTTAACAAAAATTAATTTGCTTTTGCATGTTGGAGGGAATTTATTTACAACAAATAAAAATGAGATAAAGAAAATAAAAATTTAA
- a CDS encoding flavodoxin domain-containing protein: MRGIIIYYSKTGNNERIANYLKEKLNFQIEKIIDKKKREGVIGFIISGFDALTKKLTQIEKLNNNLENFDHIIIGTPIWAGNITPAIRTFIMEYKDKIKSYSIFSVSGLGEKNSKVLKDLEELIGYRSKNFIFLKESELSKNLYEDKLKRFIEELEK; the protein is encoded by the coding sequence ATGAGAGGCATTATAATTTATTATTCAAAAACAGGAAATAATGAGAGAATCGCTAATTATTTAAAAGAGAAGTTAAATTTTCAAATAGAAAAAATAATTGATAAAAAGAAAAGAGAAGGAGTTATCGGTTTTATAATTTCTGGATTTGATGCTCTAACAAAAAAATTAACTCAAATAGAAAAGTTAAATAATAATTTAGAAAATTTTGACCATATTATAATTGGAACTCCAATATGGGCAGGAAATATTACTCCTGCAATTAGAACTTTTATTATGGAGTATAAAGATAAAATTAAAAGTTACTCAATTTTTTCAGTGTCTGGTTTAGGAGAAAAAAATAGTAAAGTTTTAAAAGATTTGGAAGAGTTAATAGGTTATAGATCTAAAAATTTTATATTTTTAAAAGAGAGTGAATTATCAAAAAATTTATATGAAGATAAATTAAAGAGATTTATAGAGGAATTAGAAAAATGA
- a CDS encoding stalk domain-containing protein, whose translation MKKLIVFSLIFLFFYLNLHMVIFKTINSNQKFQSQSLQQSLDQIIIILQINNPYMQVNGVKKEIDPGRGTVPVIVKGRTLVPIRAIIEEMGGTIEWNGNERKVIIKLKDTTIELWIDKKSARVNGTSKQLDVPPQIINGRTMLPLRFVTEELGCVVEWDGNTKTITINYKLEVPSEINKVSSEGEKIFTSSGGELALSDGTKLLVSPNAFSKETKVSLKSIINPLFSTVDTLGIEINGLKELKGELTLSVNGPKGLKNEELNIFGYDHEENKKIDFQYSYDSNSGLVSIKISPTILLNNNNKNYLFSNKVVESYSKVLGLKDKLSVYIGWTPYYSTKSNEKIIRMPYYEQIGGSCASTCAQMLLKFGGKDIKLFEILKTMNTPDNDFGLKAEVFSYNLRDYISKNLGYRVNSIPYYGIAHLKWRTLAQIDKGYPVILSWGDHAVLVLGYKSNGLEIIIHDPQNVSPSNNENGTMYTIRDWNWIRERHTRKLQIESYFILYPEGPFATSDCLSLMCPGGNEAYSMQGGEIAFYVDIKKRLSPLYFLQIKPSDKKNGYVWRFFGKDQELDFIPNDIEFLNFSLNAYNGSINKKEIKIDTIIYEDNDGYPGKRVVNNIQKFTINEAKLNEASYITYNYKYKPEDLIDYNISDKDGKQKILIYSSLQEELSVNDIFIRDSFIIKATLSILPKISSINPESGKGGDIITINGFMFGKNKSSKSKVIIGNKNVEIVSWNNREIKVKLPDNIESGPVVVYTGEKYEYESNKDIIFKSIISLKDPFEGNYIFTIGTVLYDCVNCKFVGGSGANIKINFKDGKIKHLEGQIWKVDGNYDKDGNIKINFSGIITFTDPLLPDYKYTITGILTGKFPNGFQFDSKNILSPKINGTVTQKTIYETEGCGKCPTRADHEYTYTIEKITTVP comes from the coding sequence AAATTGACCCAGGAAGAGGAACAGTGCCAGTTATTGTAAAAGGAAGAACTTTAGTTCCAATAAGAGCAATAATTGAGGAGATGGGTGGAACTATAGAGTGGAATGGAAATGAAAGAAAGGTGATAATTAAATTAAAAGATACAACAATAGAACTTTGGATTGACAAAAAGAGTGCAAGAGTAAATGGAACTTCAAAACAACTTGATGTTCCACCTCAGATTATAAATGGAAGAACAATGTTGCCTTTAAGATTTGTAACAGAAGAGTTAGGATGTGTTGTAGAGTGGGATGGAAATACAAAAACAATTACAATTAACTATAAGTTAGAGGTACCATCTGAAATAAATAAAGTATCAAGTGAAGGAGAAAAGATATTTACATCTTCAGGAGGAGAACTTGCTCTTTCTGATGGAACAAAGCTACTTGTTTCTCCAAATGCATTTTCAAAAGAGACAAAAGTAAGTTTAAAATCAATAATAAATCCACTTTTTTCAACTGTTGATACATTAGGTATTGAAATAAATGGTCTTAAAGAATTAAAAGGAGAGTTGACTTTATCTGTTAATGGACCAAAAGGATTAAAAAATGAAGAGTTGAATATTTTTGGATATGATCATGAAGAAAATAAAAAGATAGATTTTCAATATAGTTATGATTCAAATAGTGGGTTAGTGAGTATAAAAATTTCTCCTACAATTTTATTGAATAATAATAATAAAAATTATCTATTTTCAAATAAAGTAGTAGAAAGTTATTCAAAAGTTTTAGGATTAAAGGATAAATTATCAGTTTATATTGGATGGACACCTTATTACTCTACTAAATCAAATGAAAAAATTATTAGAATGCCTTATTATGAACAAATTGGAGGCTCTTGTGCATCAACATGTGCGCAAATGTTATTAAAATTTGGTGGAAAAGATATAAAACTATTTGAGATTCTTAAAACAATGAATACACCTGACAATGATTTTGGTTTAAAAGCTGAAGTATTTTCTTATAATCTTAGAGATTATATTAGTAAAAATCTCGGTTATAGAGTTAATAGTATACCATATTATGGAATTGCACATCTAAAATGGAGAACACTTGCTCAAATTGATAAAGGTTATCCTGTAATTTTAAGTTGGGGTGATCATGCAGTTCTAGTTTTAGGTTATAAAAGTAATGGTTTAGAAATAATAATTCACGACCCACAAAATGTATCCCCTTCAAATAATGAAAATGGTACTATGTATACCATAAGAGATTGGAATTGGATTAGAGAGAGACATACAAGAAAGCTACAAATCGAAAGTTATTTTATATTATATCCAGAAGGACCTTTTGCTACTAGTGATTGTCTTTCTTTAATGTGTCCAGGTGGAAATGAGGCCTATTCAATGCAAGGTGGAGAAATTGCTTTTTATGTAGATATTAAAAAAAGATTATCACCATTGTATTTTTTACAAATAAAACCTTCAGATAAAAAGAATGGTTATGTTTGGAGATTTTTCGGAAAAGATCAAGAACTAGATTTTATACCAAATGATATTGAGTTTTTAAATTTTTCATTAAATGCATATAATGGATCAATTAATAAAAAGGAGATAAAAATTGATACTATAATTTATGAAGATAATGATGGTTATCCAGGGAAAAGAGTAGTCAATAATATTCAAAAATTTACTATAAATGAAGCAAAATTAAATGAAGCATCTTATATTACTTATAACTATAAATATAAACCTGAAGATTTAATAGATTATAATATTTCTGACAAAGATGGGAAACAAAAAATACTTATTTATTCAAGTCTTCAGGAGGAACTTTCTGTTAATGATATTTTTATAAGGGATTCATTTATAATTAAAGCAACTTTATCAATATTGCCTAAAATATCATCAATAAATCCAGAATCAGGAAAAGGAGGAGATATAATAACAATTAATGGATTTATGTTTGGTAAAAATAAATCTTCTAAAAGTAAAGTTATTATTGGAAATAAAAATGTAGAAATTGTTAGTTGGAATAATAGAGAAATTAAAGTTAAACTTCCAGATAATATTGAGAGTGGTCCAGTTGTTGTATATACTGGAGAAAAATATGAATATGAATCAAACAAAGATATTATTTTTAAATCAATAATAAGTCTAAAAGATCCATTTGAGGGTAATTATATTTTTACAATAGGAACTGTCTTATATGATTGTGTTAATTGTAAATTTGTAGGAGGAAGTGGAGCAAATATTAAAATTAATTTTAAAGATGGTAAAATTAAACATCTTGAGGGTCAAATTTGGAAAGTAGATGGTAATTATGATAAAGATGGAAATATTAAAATTAATTTTTCTGGAATAATTACCTTTACTGATCCCTTACTTCCTGATTATAAATATACAATAACAGGAATACTTACAGGTAAATTTCCAAATGGTTTCCAATTTGATAGCAAAAATATTTTATCTCCAAAAATTAATGGAACAGTTACACAGAAAACTATATACGAAACTGAAGGTTGTGGCAAATGTCCTACTCGAGCTGATCATGAATATACATATACTATAGAAAAAATTACAACTGTTCCTTAA
- a CDS encoding cation-translocating P-type ATPase: protein MKKKVNIEVEGMHCASCVNIVKKAIESADGVSDVEVNLVSNTATFFYDPEVITLNEIQEKVKKVGYSLKLNLEEDETELKKIKKLLIYSIIFLIPITIIMIFHMFNLVMIPNISIIETFLSIPVILIIGFKIHKNSFLSLLNKNISMDLLISIGTLASFSTGIVELLGIKISNFSFVGAMIIFFFLLGKYLEALAKGKASREIKTLLEIGAKKGRIIVDEVEVEVNINEIDPGDIMVVKPFEKIPTDGIIIEGKTTVNESMITGESLDVFKKEGDEVIGGTLNGSGKILVKVTKRVDENFLSNLIKLIEEAQKSKVPVQQIADKITTYFVPSILIISILSFLFSFFFYEKSKNILEYASKIIPWINLGLDRISLSIYSMIATLVIACPCALGLATPTAIMVSSGISAKKGIFIRNGEAIQRMKDINTIIFDKTGTLTYGEPEVTDIFDFTSKKEGFKIAASLENNSSHTLGKSIVKKYFESETSFYNVENFEEIPGIGVKGKIQGIDYILGKPKEIIELIKNKINFNDLIEKLEKEGKTVIILSDYENILTVIALRDKLREDSKELIDLLKKMNIEPILATGDNINYAKWVKEELKLEKFYAEVLPKDKVEIVKRLQKEGRVVAMVGDGINDAPALKQADVGIAMGTGSDTAIETGDIVLLKGSLSNVIKAIKISKITFKKIKENLFWAFFYNVIAIPIAFLGLLHPVIAEIAMALSSINVITNSLRLNKIKI, encoded by the coding sequence ATGAAAAAGAAGGTTAATATTGAAGTTGAAGGGATGCATTGTGCATCCTGTGTAAATATAGTTAAAAAAGCAATTGAAAGTGCAGATGGAGTTTCTGATGTTGAAGTAAATTTAGTTTCAAATACAGCAACTTTTTTTTATGACCCTGAAGTTATAACTTTAAATGAAATTCAAGAAAAAGTTAAAAAGGTTGGTTACTCACTAAAACTAAATTTAGAAGAAGATGAAACTGAACTAAAAAAGATAAAAAAACTATTAATTTATTCAATAATATTTTTAATTCCAATCACAATAATAATGATTTTTCATATGTTTAATTTAGTAATGATACCTAATATTTCTATTATTGAAACATTTCTCTCAATTCCAGTAATTCTTATAATTGGTTTTAAAATACATAAAAATTCTTTTTTATCTTTATTAAATAAAAATATTAGTATGGATTTACTTATATCAATTGGAACTCTCGCTAGTTTTTCTACAGGAATAGTCGAATTATTAGGAATTAAAATTTCAAACTTCTCTTTTGTTGGAGCAATGATAATTTTTTTCTTTCTTTTAGGAAAATATCTTGAAGCACTTGCCAAAGGAAAAGCATCAAGAGAAATTAAAACTCTATTAGAGATTGGCGCTAAAAAAGGAAGAATTATTGTTGATGAAGTTGAGGTGGAAGTAAATATTAATGAAATAGATCCAGGAGATATTATGGTTGTTAAACCATTTGAAAAAATACCAACAGACGGAATCATAATAGAAGGTAAAACTACTGTCAATGAATCAATGATAACTGGTGAATCCCTAGATGTATTTAAAAAAGAGGGTGATGAAGTGATTGGTGGTACATTAAATGGAAGTGGTAAAATTCTTGTAAAAGTTACAAAAAGAGTAGATGAAAATTTTCTTTCAAATCTTATAAAACTTATAGAAGAGGCACAAAAATCAAAGGTACCAGTTCAACAAATTGCAGATAAAATAACAACTTATTTTGTACCTTCTATTTTAATTATTTCAATTCTCTCATTTCTTTTTTCATTTTTCTTTTATGAGAAATCTAAAAACATACTTGAATATGCATCTAAAATTATACCTTGGATAAATTTAGGATTAGATAGAATTTCACTTTCAATATATTCAATGATAGCAACACTTGTAATTGCTTGTCCCTGTGCTCTTGGATTGGCAACTCCAACAGCAATTATGGTTAGTAGTGGAATAAGTGCAAAAAAAGGAATTTTTATAAGAAATGGTGAGGCAATTCAGAGAATGAAAGATATAAATACAATAATTTTTGATAAAACTGGAACATTAACTTATGGAGAACCTGAAGTAACAGATATATTTGATTTTACATCAAAAAAAGAAGGATTTAAAATCGCTGCATCACTTGAAAATAATTCAAGCCATACTCTTGGAAAAAGCATAGTTAAAAAGTATTTTGAAAGTGAAACAAGCTTTTATAATGTTGAAAATTTTGAAGAAATACCAGGAATAGGAGTTAAAGGTAAAATTCAAGGCATAGATTATATTTTAGGAAAACCAAAAGAGATAATAGAACTTATAAAAAATAAAATTAATTTTAATGATTTAATTGAAAAACTCGAAAAAGAAGGTAAAACAGTGATAATCTTAAGTGATTATGAAAACATATTAACAGTAATCGCACTTAGAGATAAGTTAAGAGAAGATTCTAAAGAACTTATTGATCTTCTCAAGAAAATGAATATTGAGCCAATTCTTGCAACAGGAGACAATATAAATTATGCTAAATGGGTAAAAGAAGAACTTAAACTAGAGAAATTCTACGCTGAGGTTCTCCCAAAAGATAAAGTTGAAATTGTTAAAAGATTACAAAAAGAAGGAAGAGTTGTTGCAATGGTTGGAGATGGGATAAATGATGCACCTGCTCTTAAACAGGCTGATGTAGGCATAGCTATGGGAACTGGAAGTGATACTGCTATAGAAACTGGAGACATTGTTTTATTAAAAGGTTCACTTTCTAATGTTATTAAAGCAATTAAAATTTCAAAGATAACTTTTAAAAAAATTAAAGAAAATTTATTTTGGGCTTTTTTTTACAATGTTATTGCAATTCCAATTGCTTTTTTAGGTCTTCTTCATCCAGTCATTGCAGAAATTGCAATGGCTTTAAGTTCTATAAATGTAATAACTAATTCATTGAGATTGAATAAAATAAAAATTTAA
- a CDS encoding YHS domain-containing protein, whose protein sequence is MKHIDPVCGMVVKEEGSLNFEYKGKKYYFCSKFCYEKFKENPEKYLDPNYKKEMKKE, encoded by the coding sequence ATGAAACATATTGATCCTGTATGTGGAATGGTTGTTAAAGAAGAAGGTAGTTTAAATTTTGAATATAAAGGGAAAAAATATTATTTTTGTAGTAAATTTTGTTATGAAAAATTTAAAGAAAATCCGGAAAAGTATTTGGATCCGAATTACAAAAAAGAAATGAAAAAAGAATAA
- a CDS encoding DegV family EDD domain-containing protein codes for MERIRIVTDSTANLPIEFIEKYKILQIPFYFEIENNIYRDLIDINTEEILKLFENKEKLEFKAYPPKPEDFLNLFQGVEEEKIICITISSTISGCFKNALIAKDLIKEKEIEIIDSLNAGSGEGILVYNIIDLIKNNFSFNEIISRAKEMVNKIKTYVYIDSLKDVYRTGRIPKILSDFGSLLSLKPIVSIDFGKIKKVTLSKNRYDGILKLVEITTREIKDDTIFCMYLNFKEDEIKFFENEIKKKIKKINIYNVPFTPIMGYAVLTGAFGISFMGGERE; via the coding sequence ATGGAGAGAATAAGAATTGTTACAGATTCTACTGCAAATTTACCTATTGAATTTATAGAAAAGTATAAAATTTTGCAGATACCATTTTATTTTGAAATTGAAAATAATATTTATAGGGATTTAATAGATATTAATACTGAAGAAATTTTAAAACTTTTTGAGAATAAAGAAAAATTAGAATTTAAAGCATACCCGCCTAAACCTGAGGACTTTTTAAATCTATTTCAGGGTGTTGAGGAAGAAAAAATAATATGTATTACAATATCTTCAACAATTAGTGGCTGTTTTAAGAATGCTTTAATTGCAAAAGATTTAATTAAAGAAAAGGAGATAGAAATAATTGATTCTTTAAATGCAGGAAGTGGTGAAGGAATATTAGTATATAATATTATTGATTTAATAAAAAATAATTTTTCATTTAACGAAATTATTTCAAGAGCAAAAGAAATGGTTAATAAAATCAAAACTTATGTATACATTGATTCTCTTAAAGATGTATATAGGACAGGAAGAATACCAAAGATTTTATCTGATTTTGGTTCTCTTCTTTCTCTAAAACCTATTGTTTCAATTGATTTTGGAAAAATAAAAAAAGTAACTCTTTCAAAGAATAGATATGATGGAATTTTAAAATTAGTTGAAATTACAACAAGAGAAATAAAAGATGATACTATATTTTGTATGTATTTAAATTTTAAAGAAGATGAAATAAAATTTTTTGAGAATGAGATTAAGAAAAAAATTAAAAAAATAAATATTTACAATGTTCCATTCACTCCAATTATGGGATATGCTGTTTTAACAGGTGCCTTTGGGATTTCATTTATGGGAGGTGAGAGAGAATGA